The DNA window CGACGCGATCCCCGGCGCCGTGGCGGACCCCGCGCAGCAGGTGGACCTCGGCGGGCTGACGCTGCGGATGGGCCTGAAGATGGGGCTCGACCCGAGGCTGGCGGGTCCCGAGTACGCCCCCTCCAACGCCGGGCAGCGCGGTGACGACCGCAAGGTGGCGGCGATCGGCGTGCGGGTGGCGCGCGGGGTGACCATGCATGGCTTCGCGCTCAACTGCAATCCCGACATGACCGGGTTCGACCGGATCGTGCCCTGCGGCATCCGGGATGCCGGTGTGGCGTCGCTCACCACCGAGCTGGGCCGGGAGTTCCCGGTGGCGGAGGCGCTGCCCGTGGTGGAGCGGCACCTGGCGGACGTCTTCGCCGAGATGTCGTCGGTGGTACGGGCGGCCTGACCCGTGAGGCTGCGATTGCACGCCACCCGGGCGGCGGGAGCCGCACAACCACAGGCGTACCCTGGGTGCGTCGCACAGAAGACGAGATAGGGAGCCGCACGTGTCCGCTGTCGCACCCGACGGCCGGAAGCTGCTTCGTCTGGAGGTCCGCAACAGCGAGACCCCCATCGAGCGCAAGCCCGAGTGGATCAAGACCCGGGCGAAGATGGGCCCCGAGTACACCGGTCTCCAGGCCCTGGTGAAGCGCGAGGGCCTGCACACGGTCTGCCAGGAGGCGGGCTGCCCCAACATCTTCGAGTGCTGGGAGGACCGCGAGGCCACCTTCCTCATCGGTGGCGACCAGTGCACCCGGCGGTGCGACTTCTGCCAGATCGACACCGGCAAGCCCGCCGACTTCGACCGCGACGAGCCGCGCCGGGTGGCCGAGTCCATCGTCACCATGGACCTCAACTACGCGACCATCACCGGCGTCGCCCGCGACGACCTGCCGGACGGCGGCTCCTGGCTGTACGCCGAGACGGTGCGGCAGGTGCACGCGATGACCGCCGCCCGCCAGGCCGGGCGCACCGGCGTGGAGCTGCTGATCCCCGACTTCAACGCGGTGCCCGAGCAGCTGGCCGAGGTCTTCTCCTCGCGCCCTGAGGTGCTGGCGCACAACGTGGAGACGGTGCCCCGGATCTTCAAGCGGATCCGCCCGGCGTTCCGCTACGACCGCTCGCTGTCGGTCATCACCCAGGCGCGCGCGGACGGGCTGGTCACCAAGTCCAACCTGATCCTCGGCATGGGCGAGACCCGCGAGGAGGTCAGCCAGGCGCTCCGGGACCTGCATGACGCCGGCTGCGAGCTGATCACCATCACCCAGTACCTGCGGCCCTCGGTGCGGCACCACCCGGTGGAGCGCTGGGTGAAGCCGCAGGAGTTCGTGGAGCTCCAGCAGGAGGCCGAGGAGATCGGCTTCGCCGGGGTCATGTCCGGTCCGTTGGTCCGTTCGTCGTACCGGGCGGGGCGGCTCTACCGGCAGGCGGTCGAGCGCCGTCAGCAGGCCGCGGCAGCGAGCTGAGCTGCGCCGGGCCGTCGCGGCCGGATTCCGGGAGCCCCGCGAACCGGGCATGTAAGACTTTCATCGCAGTTTGACGCTCCCGTCACCGACTGGTAACACGATGTGGTGACCCTGAACTGGTGACCGCATCCGCTGCCCTGTCCGGGGCGGGGGCGGGGCGACCGCCCGGACAGGGCGAAGACACGACCCGACGAGGGGAGTTGCTCACCATGCAGGTCGGCACCGTCGTACCTGGAACGGTTGGACTGAACGGCTTCGTCAACGGAGGACTGCGCTCCGTGGGCGGCGCGCTCCGCAGGGCGGAGTCGGTGCTCTTCGCCGGCGGCCAGCAGGTCGCCCGGCGGAACGCCTGGGACGCCGTCTGCGAGAACCGCCGCCATGCGGCGGACCGGGCGGAGACCGCGACCGTGCTGGGCGCTCTGGCGGCCCGTACGGACGCCGTAGAGGGCGTCTCCGCGCTGCGCTGAGGGCAGCCGCGCGGCCGCGCCCGCGCATCCCCCTCCGGCGGGAGGCCGCTCCGGATCGGTCCGCGGCCGAATCTGCCCGAACAGGGACCGGGCTTGGGCATCCACTGCCCCCTCCCCGTACCATGACCCTCATGGCGAGGGAAACTTCCGAGAACCCCGGACGGCTCAAGCAGATCCGTCAGGCGTATCAGATGACCAAGCGGGTCGACACCCGGATCGGTCTGATCATCGCCGGCGTAGGCATCATCACCTTCGGCGTACTCCTCGCCATCGGCCTGTTGATCGACCACCCGGTCTACCTGGGCATCCTGGGCTTTGTCCTGGCGTTCCTGGCCATGGCGATCGTCTTCGGACGACGCGCCGAGCGGGCCGCCTTCGGGCAGATGGAGGGCCAGCCGGGCGCTGCGGCGGCGGTGCTCAACAACATCCGGCGCGGCTGGAGCACCAGCCCCACGCCGGTGGCCGTGACCCGCAACCAGGACGCCGTCTACCGCGCGGTCGGCCGCCCCGGCATCGCGCTGATCGCCGAGGGCAACATCAACCGGGTCCGCCCGCTGCTGGCCGCCGAGAAGAAGAAGATGGCGCGGGTCGTCGGCGACGTCCCGGTGCACGACATCATCGTGGGCGACGGCGAGGGCGAGGTCCCGCTGAAGAAGCTCCAGGTGCACCTGATGCGCCTGCCCCGGGCCATCACCGGCTCCCAGGTCACCGAGATCAACGACCGGCTGCGGGCGATGGGCGACCTGCTCTCCAAGGCCCCCGTGCCCAAGGGGCCGCTGCCCCGGAACGCCCGGATGCCCAAGGGCGGCCGGATGCGCTGAGCGGCGCCCGCCGCTCACCCACTCCCCACCTCTTCGAACGGCGGCGGCCCCGCCGCGCCCCTCCCTCGGGAGAGCGCGGCGGGGCCGCCGCCGTTCCGGCTACGTGCCGTTCCGTCTACGTGCCGTTCCGTCTACGTGCCGTTCCGCTTACGGGGTCAGATCCGCACCTGGACGGTACCCAGCGCCTTGTCGTGCAGCCCCCGGGTGTCGCGGTCCCAGACCAGCGCCGGCACCACCAGGCAGAGCAGCAGGCTGCGGCCCAGCGCCTGGACCGGGGTCACCCGGCCGCCGTCCAGCCGGACCACCCGCAGGCCGAAGAGCCGCTTGCCCAGGGTGCTGCCGACGGTACCGACCAGCACCACGCTCATCACAAAGAACAGCGGGGTGGACCAGAGGTTGGCGTACGCCGCGTCGCCGCCCGCCAGCAGCCCGTACGCGATCAGGGCGCAGAGCCAGCCGTCCACGAACAGGGCGCCGACCCGCCGGCCCAGCGGGGCGATCGAGCCCGGCCCCTCCTCGGGCAGACCGAGCCGTTCGCCCCGGTAGCCGAAGTCGGCGCCCATCTTCTCGGCGGCAGCCCGGGGGCCGTCGATCCAGGAACCCAACGCTTCTCTGCTGTCCACGCGACCACAGTAGCCGGGCGGCCGGGGCCCCCGGCGGGCGGGGCCTTGACACGCAAGGCCGTCCGCCGGTAGGGCGGATTCCGGACGGCCCCGAGCGGGACGAGTGGTCCAGACCGCAGCCGGGCGAAGGCGCCGCGGCCCCGCTGCCCGCAACGCGAAACCCCCGGAGCCACGCAGGTCCGGCGGTAGCCCCGTCACGCCGGTTAACATCCGCGAAACAGGCGGGTCATGCCCGAGAAACGGCCTCTTTCTATCGTGGCGACAACGCGGCCGATCGGGACGAGCGGTCCGTTCATGAGACTCCTGGCGTTC is part of the Peterkaempfera bronchialis genome and encodes:
- the lipA gene encoding lipoyl synthase, translating into MSAVAPDGRKLLRLEVRNSETPIERKPEWIKTRAKMGPEYTGLQALVKREGLHTVCQEAGCPNIFECWEDREATFLIGGDQCTRRCDFCQIDTGKPADFDRDEPRRVAESIVTMDLNYATITGVARDDLPDGGSWLYAETVRQVHAMTAARQAGRTGVELLIPDFNAVPEQLAEVFSSRPEVLAHNVETVPRIFKRIRPAFRYDRSLSVITQARADGLVTKSNLILGMGETREEVSQALRDLHDAGCELITITQYLRPSVRHHPVERWVKPQEFVELQQEAEEIGFAGVMSGPLVRSSYRAGRLYRQAVERRQQAAAAS
- a CDS encoding DUF4191 domain-containing protein; this encodes MTLMARETSENPGRLKQIRQAYQMTKRVDTRIGLIIAGVGIITFGVLLAIGLLIDHPVYLGILGFVLAFLAMAIVFGRRAERAAFGQMEGQPGAAAAVLNNIRRGWSTSPTPVAVTRNQDAVYRAVGRPGIALIAEGNINRVRPLLAAEKKKMARVVGDVPVHDIIVGDGEGEVPLKKLQVHLMRLPRAITGSQVTEINDRLRAMGDLLSKAPVPKGPLPRNARMPKGGRMR
- a CDS encoding RDD family protein, producing the protein MDSREALGSWIDGPRAAAEKMGADFGYRGERLGLPEEGPGSIAPLGRRVGALFVDGWLCALIAYGLLAGGDAAYANLWSTPLFFVMSVVLVGTVGSTLGKRLFGLRVVRLDGGRVTPVQALGRSLLLCLVVPALVWDRDTRGLHDKALGTVQVRI
- the lipB gene encoding lipoyl(octanoyl) transferase LipB; translated protein: MGMGEGSVPYQEAWDEQRRLHALRVADEIPDTVLLLEHPPVYTAGRRTNPEDLPLDGTPVVTVDRGGEITWHGPGQLVGYPIVRLPEPMDVVAYVRRLEEALIRSCAEFGVETTRVEGRSGVWVLGDAIPGAVADPAQQVDLGGLTLRMGLKMGLDPRLAGPEYAPSNAGQRGDDRKVAAIGVRVARGVTMHGFALNCNPDMTGFDRIVPCGIRDAGVASLTTELGREFPVAEALPVVERHLADVFAEMSSVVRAA